One genomic region from Drosophila subpulchrella strain 33 F10 #4 breed RU33 chromosome 2R, RU_Dsub_v1.1 Primary Assembly, whole genome shotgun sequence encodes:
- the LOC119551505 gene encoding zinc finger protein 135 isoform X7 gives MCAAQNPPPFGYTWGFADNGNRATESVLEISPNINYTVSGESMPYLLSTDGSLAVQKDVKGLAGGKNNVVRRMFVVNDPSFPPGTQRVITAGGGSTVVKKQDPNQQVLSLDKNYLLVDPATAAAAAAAAGGDPGLAHHHTLTNGSIVDAKTGQTVLTAGSAAAKSHFSSIGALHLTQEECNEILIKRAIAAGHHQTHTITDGSHHHASGGTPIQVQKVIQGLEDNEDSQGEAPNLKLEPGTLELSPKTELQESMHFSETDATIKKERPYSCDECGKSFLLKHHLTTHARVHTGGERPHICTHCGKSFAHKHCLNTHLLLHSTERPYQCQECKKSFTLKHHLLTHSRVHSRERPFVCQECGRAFPLKRHLVTHSKFHAGERPYVCEECGESFAQENHLIMHSRFHGSLNPFVCAECGASFPRKFQLVNHGRIHGKIPHSCTVCGKEFLQKRTLVSHMRRVHTGEQAHPCVSCGEGFLTKAELHQHVRTAHNGVNPNTSSATIIANQQQLQQAHHHQAGQQTHPQTITVVSNPGNSTLLTVSTTDANGVARPQFVCRECGSAFNSREALALHLRLHTGDKSLMTDLCALTAALPGHFLSTASLNPGTVVTANPNLVGQSPVPVQIISSTGQVMSQTTLVQAANSTHPQAVVTAVPTMPVHSQQQHLQHVAQQQQQQQQQQQQQQQQHVVSVAPANKPKSHFCASCGKGFAAKHGLMQHNRRHPNGGCTVRTHVCECGKAFFQKNHLMLHQRQHLETKPAISQQQEASAQQQLAAASEQQQVQVQIMPDGQIHGKVIKYEICRSVLPEDQQQEQGDMSAD, from the exons ATGTGCGCCGCCCAGAATCCGCCGCCCTTCGGCTATACCTGGGGTTTTGCTGACAACGGCAACCGCGCCACCGAATCGGTACTGGAGATATCGCCGAACATCAACTACACGGTCAGCGGGGAGTCG ATGCCCTATCTGCTATCGACGGATGGATCATTGGCTGTTCAAAAGGACGTTAAGGGCCTCGCTGGCGGCAAAAATAATGTCGTACGTCGCATGTTTGTCGTAAACGATCCATCGTTTCCGCCTGGAACACAGAG AGTTATCACCGCCGGAGGAGGATCGACGGTGGTCAAGAAGCAGGATCCCAATCAGCAGGTTCTGAGCCTCGACAAGAACT atcTGCTGGTGGATCCGGCCACGGCCGCAGCAGCTGCAGCCGCTGCTGGTGGGGATCCGGGGCTCGCCCACCACCACACGTTGACCAACGGCAGCATCGTTGATGCCAAGACCGGACAGACGGTGCTAACCGCCGGCTCTGCGGCGGCCAAGTCGCACTTCAGCTCGATCGGAGCACTGCATCTCACGCAAGAGGAGTGCAACGAGATCCTGATCAAGCGCGCCATCGCTGCCGGCCACCATCAGACGCACACGATCACAGACGGATCCCATCACCATGCGTCCGGCGGGACACCAA TTCAAGTACAGAAAGTAATACAAGGACTGGAGGATAACGAGGACTCGCAGGGCGAAGCACCCAACTTAAAGTTGGAGCCTGGCACATTAGAGTTGTCCCCGAAGACCGAACTACAGGAATCAATGCATTTCAGCGAA ACGGACGCCACCATCAAGAAGGAACGCCCGTACAGTTGCGACGAGTGCGGCAAGTCCTTTCTGCTCAAGCATCATCTGACAACCCACGCACGCGTGCACACAGGTG GTGAACGCCCACACATCTGCACCCACTGCGGCAAGAGCTTCGCGCACAAGCACTGTCTCAACACTCACCTGCTTCTTCACTCCACGGAGCGACCCTATCAGTGCCAGGAGTGCAAGAAGAGCTTCACCCTCAAGCATCATCTGCTGACCCACTCGCGTGTCCACAGCCGCGAGCGACCGTTCGTCTGCCAGGAGTGCGGACGTGCCTTTCCGCTAAAGCGACACCTGGTCACGCACAGCAAGTTCCACGCCGGCGAGCGACCCTATGTCTGCGAGGAATGCGGTGAGAGCTTTGCCCAGGAGAACCACCTGATTATGCACTCGCG CTTCCATGGTTCATTGAATCCATTTGTTTGTGCCGAATGCGGAGCTTCGTTTCCACGCAAGTTCCAACTGGTTAACCACGGACGTATTCACGGCAAAATCCCCCACTCGTGCACTGTGTGCGGCAAAGAGTTTCTACAGAAGCGAACGCTGGTTTCCCACATGAG GCGCGTACATACTGGTGAGCAGGCGCATCCCTGCGTCAGCTGCGGCGAGGGATTCCTCACCAAGGCCGAGCTGCATCAGCATGTGAGGACGGCGCACAATGGCGTCAATCCAAACACGAGCAGTGCCACCATCATAGCCAATCAGCAG CAGCTGCAACAGGCCCACCATCATCAGGCCGGTCAACAGACGCATCCGCAGACCATAACCGTGGTGAGCAACCCGGGTAACTCCACGTTGCTAACTGTCTCCACCACGGATGCCAATGGCGTGGCACGTCCGCAGTTTGTGTGCCG CGAGTGCGGCAGCGCTTTTAATAGCCGAGAGGCCTTGGCACTTCACTTGCGCCTTCACACTGGCGACAAGAGCCTGATGACAGATCTGTGTGCCTTGACGGCCGCGCTGCCCGGACACTTTTTAAGCACGGCCAGCCTTAATCCGGGCACCGTGGTCACGGCCAACCCGAATCTGGTGGGCCAGAGCCCAGTGCCTGTGCAGATCATATCGTCCACCGGTCAGGTTATGTCGCAGACCACACTGGTGCAGGCCGCCAACTCGACCCATCCCCAGGCTGTGGTCACCGCAGTGCCCACCATGCCCGTGCAcagccagcagcagcatctgCAGCACGTggcacagcagcagcagcaacagcaacaacaacagcagcaacagcagcagcagcacgtCGTTTCCGTTGCGCCGGCCAACAAGCCGAAGTCGCATTTCTGCGCCAGCTGCGGCAAGGGATTCGCCGCCAAACACGGACTCATGCAGCACAATCGGCGGCACCCGAACGGCGGATGCACGGTGCGCACCCACGTGTGCGAGTGCGGCAAGGCGTTCTTCCAGAAGAACCACCTGATGCTGCACCAGCGTCAGCATCTAGAGACGAAGCCAGCCATATCGCAGCAACAG GAGGCCTCTGCCCAGCAGCAATTGGCGGCAGCCAGCGAACAGCAACAAGTGCAGGTGCAGATAATGCCCGATGGCCAGATCCACGGAAAGGTGATCAAGTACGAGATCTGCCGCAGTGTCTTGCCGGAGGatcagcagcaggagcaggggGACATGAGTGCGGACTAA
- the LOC119551505 gene encoding zinc finger protein 665 isoform X3: MCAAQNPPPFGYTWGFADNGNRATESVLEISPNINYTVSGESMPYLLSTDGSLAVQKDVKGLAGGKNNVVRRMFVVNDPSFPPGTQRVITAGGGSTVVKKQDPNQQVLSLDKNYLLVDPATAAAAAAAAGGDPGLAHHHTLTNGSIVDAKTGQTVLTAGSAAAKSHFSSIGALHLTQEECNEILIKRAIAAGHHQTHTITDGSHHHASGGTPSFCSVGGATTLLGDILPGISVQVQKVIQGLEDNEDSQGEAPNLKLEPGTLELSPKTELQESMHFSETDATIKKERPYSCDECGKSFLLKHHLTTHARVHTGGERPHICTHCGKSFAHKHCLNTHLLLHSTERPYQCQECKKSFTLKHHLLTHSRVHSRERPFVCQECGRAFPLKRHLVTHSKFHAGERPYVCEECGESFAQENHLIMHSRFHGSLNPFVCAECGASFPRKFQLVNHGRIHGKIPHSCTVCGKEFLQKRTLVSHMRRVHTGEQAHPCVSCGEGFLTKAELHQHVRTAHNGVNPNTSSATIIANQQLQQAHHHQAGQQTHPQTITVVSNPGNSTLLTVSTTDANGVARPQFVCRECGSAFNSREALALHLRLHTGDKSLMTDLCALTAALPGHFLSTASLNPGTVVTANPNLVGQSPVPVQIISSTGQVMSQTTLVQAANSTHPQAVVTAVPTMPVHSQQQHLQHVAQQQQQQQQQQQQQQQQHVVSVAPANKPKSHFCASCGKGFAAKHGLMQHNRRHPNGGCTVRTHVCECGKAFFQKNHLMLHQRQHLETKPAISQQQEASAQQQLAAASEQQQVQVQIMPDGQIHGKVIKYEICRSVLPEDQQQEQGDMSAD; this comes from the exons ATGTGCGCCGCCCAGAATCCGCCGCCCTTCGGCTATACCTGGGGTTTTGCTGACAACGGCAACCGCGCCACCGAATCGGTACTGGAGATATCGCCGAACATCAACTACACGGTCAGCGGGGAGTCG ATGCCCTATCTGCTATCGACGGATGGATCATTGGCTGTTCAAAAGGACGTTAAGGGCCTCGCTGGCGGCAAAAATAATGTCGTACGTCGCATGTTTGTCGTAAACGATCCATCGTTTCCGCCTGGAACACAGAG AGTTATCACCGCCGGAGGAGGATCGACGGTGGTCAAGAAGCAGGATCCCAATCAGCAGGTTCTGAGCCTCGACAAGAACT atcTGCTGGTGGATCCGGCCACGGCCGCAGCAGCTGCAGCCGCTGCTGGTGGGGATCCGGGGCTCGCCCACCACCACACGTTGACCAACGGCAGCATCGTTGATGCCAAGACCGGACAGACGGTGCTAACCGCCGGCTCTGCGGCGGCCAAGTCGCACTTCAGCTCGATCGGAGCACTGCATCTCACGCAAGAGGAGTGCAACGAGATCCTGATCAAGCGCGCCATCGCTGCCGGCCACCATCAGACGCACACGATCACAGACGGATCCCATCACCATGCGTCCGGCGGGACACCAA GCTTTTGTTCCGTTGGCGGTGCAACAACACTCTTAGGTGACATACTTCCTGGTATTTCAGTTCAAGTACAGAAAGTAATACAAGGACTGGAGGATAACGAGGACTCGCAGGGCGAAGCACCCAACTTAAAGTTGGAGCCTGGCACATTAGAGTTGTCCCCGAAGACCGAACTACAGGAATCAATGCATTTCAGCGAA ACGGACGCCACCATCAAGAAGGAACGCCCGTACAGTTGCGACGAGTGCGGCAAGTCCTTTCTGCTCAAGCATCATCTGACAACCCACGCACGCGTGCACACAGGTG GTGAACGCCCACACATCTGCACCCACTGCGGCAAGAGCTTCGCGCACAAGCACTGTCTCAACACTCACCTGCTTCTTCACTCCACGGAGCGACCCTATCAGTGCCAGGAGTGCAAGAAGAGCTTCACCCTCAAGCATCATCTGCTGACCCACTCGCGTGTCCACAGCCGCGAGCGACCGTTCGTCTGCCAGGAGTGCGGACGTGCCTTTCCGCTAAAGCGACACCTGGTCACGCACAGCAAGTTCCACGCCGGCGAGCGACCCTATGTCTGCGAGGAATGCGGTGAGAGCTTTGCCCAGGAGAACCACCTGATTATGCACTCGCG CTTCCATGGTTCATTGAATCCATTTGTTTGTGCCGAATGCGGAGCTTCGTTTCCACGCAAGTTCCAACTGGTTAACCACGGACGTATTCACGGCAAAATCCCCCACTCGTGCACTGTGTGCGGCAAAGAGTTTCTACAGAAGCGAACGCTGGTTTCCCACATGAG GCGCGTACATACTGGTGAGCAGGCGCATCCCTGCGTCAGCTGCGGCGAGGGATTCCTCACCAAGGCCGAGCTGCATCAGCATGTGAGGACGGCGCACAATGGCGTCAATCCAAACACGAGCAGTGCCACCATCATAGCCAATCAGCAG CTGCAACAGGCCCACCATCATCAGGCCGGTCAACAGACGCATCCGCAGACCATAACCGTGGTGAGCAACCCGGGTAACTCCACGTTGCTAACTGTCTCCACCACGGATGCCAATGGCGTGGCACGTCCGCAGTTTGTGTGCCG CGAGTGCGGCAGCGCTTTTAATAGCCGAGAGGCCTTGGCACTTCACTTGCGCCTTCACACTGGCGACAAGAGCCTGATGACAGATCTGTGTGCCTTGACGGCCGCGCTGCCCGGACACTTTTTAAGCACGGCCAGCCTTAATCCGGGCACCGTGGTCACGGCCAACCCGAATCTGGTGGGCCAGAGCCCAGTGCCTGTGCAGATCATATCGTCCACCGGTCAGGTTATGTCGCAGACCACACTGGTGCAGGCCGCCAACTCGACCCATCCCCAGGCTGTGGTCACCGCAGTGCCCACCATGCCCGTGCAcagccagcagcagcatctgCAGCACGTggcacagcagcagcagcaacagcaacaacaacagcagcaacagcagcagcagcacgtCGTTTCCGTTGCGCCGGCCAACAAGCCGAAGTCGCATTTCTGCGCCAGCTGCGGCAAGGGATTCGCCGCCAAACACGGACTCATGCAGCACAATCGGCGGCACCCGAACGGCGGATGCACGGTGCGCACCCACGTGTGCGAGTGCGGCAAGGCGTTCTTCCAGAAGAACCACCTGATGCTGCACCAGCGTCAGCATCTAGAGACGAAGCCAGCCATATCGCAGCAACAG GAGGCCTCTGCCCAGCAGCAATTGGCGGCAGCCAGCGAACAGCAACAAGTGCAGGTGCAGATAATGCCCGATGGCCAGATCCACGGAAAGGTGATCAAGTACGAGATCTGCCGCAGTGTCTTGCCGGAGGatcagcagcaggagcaggggGACATGAGTGCGGACTAA
- the LOC119551505 gene encoding zinc finger protein 665 isoform X1 has translation MCAAQNPPPFGYTWGFADNGNRATESVLEISPNINYTVSGESMPYLLSTDGSLAVQKDVKGLAGGKNNVVRRMFVVNDPSFPPGTQRVITAGGGSTVVKKQDPNQQVLSLDKNYLLVDPATAAAAAAAAGGDPGLAHHHTLTNGSIVDAKTGQTVLTAGSAAAKSHFSSIGALHLTQEECNEILIKRAIAAGHHQTHTITDGSHHHASGGTPSFCSVGGATTLLGDILPGISVQVQKVIQGLEDNEDSQGEAPNLKLEPGTLELSPKTELQESMHFSETDATIKKERPYSCDECGKSFLLKHHLTTHARVHTGGERPHICTHCGKSFAHKHCLNTHLLLHSTERPYQCQECKKSFTLKHHLLTHSRVHSRERPFVCQECGRAFPLKRHLVTHSKFHAGERPYVCEECGESFAQENHLIMHSRFHGSLNPFVCAECGASFPRKFQLVNHGRIHGKIPHSCTVCGKEFLQKRTLVSHMRRVHTGEQAHPCVSCGEGFLTKAELHQHVRTAHNGVNPNTSSATIIANQQQLQQAHHHQAGQQTHPQTITVVSNPGNSTLLTVSTTDANGVARPQFVCRECGSAFNSREALALHLRLHTGDKSLMTDLCALTAALPGHFLSTASLNPGTVVTANPNLVGQSPVPVQIISSTGQVMSQTTLVQAANSTHPQAVVTAVPTMPVHSQQQHLQHVAQQQQQQQQQQQQQQQQHVVSVAPANKPKSHFCASCGKGFAAKHGLMQHNRRHPNGGCTVRTHVCECGKAFFQKNHLMLHQRQHLETKPAISQQQEASAQQQLAAASEQQQVQVQIMPDGQIHGKVIKYEICRSVLPEDQQQEQGDMSAD, from the exons ATGTGCGCCGCCCAGAATCCGCCGCCCTTCGGCTATACCTGGGGTTTTGCTGACAACGGCAACCGCGCCACCGAATCGGTACTGGAGATATCGCCGAACATCAACTACACGGTCAGCGGGGAGTCG ATGCCCTATCTGCTATCGACGGATGGATCATTGGCTGTTCAAAAGGACGTTAAGGGCCTCGCTGGCGGCAAAAATAATGTCGTACGTCGCATGTTTGTCGTAAACGATCCATCGTTTCCGCCTGGAACACAGAG AGTTATCACCGCCGGAGGAGGATCGACGGTGGTCAAGAAGCAGGATCCCAATCAGCAGGTTCTGAGCCTCGACAAGAACT atcTGCTGGTGGATCCGGCCACGGCCGCAGCAGCTGCAGCCGCTGCTGGTGGGGATCCGGGGCTCGCCCACCACCACACGTTGACCAACGGCAGCATCGTTGATGCCAAGACCGGACAGACGGTGCTAACCGCCGGCTCTGCGGCGGCCAAGTCGCACTTCAGCTCGATCGGAGCACTGCATCTCACGCAAGAGGAGTGCAACGAGATCCTGATCAAGCGCGCCATCGCTGCCGGCCACCATCAGACGCACACGATCACAGACGGATCCCATCACCATGCGTCCGGCGGGACACCAA GCTTTTGTTCCGTTGGCGGTGCAACAACACTCTTAGGTGACATACTTCCTGGTATTTCAGTTCAAGTACAGAAAGTAATACAAGGACTGGAGGATAACGAGGACTCGCAGGGCGAAGCACCCAACTTAAAGTTGGAGCCTGGCACATTAGAGTTGTCCCCGAAGACCGAACTACAGGAATCAATGCATTTCAGCGAA ACGGACGCCACCATCAAGAAGGAACGCCCGTACAGTTGCGACGAGTGCGGCAAGTCCTTTCTGCTCAAGCATCATCTGACAACCCACGCACGCGTGCACACAGGTG GTGAACGCCCACACATCTGCACCCACTGCGGCAAGAGCTTCGCGCACAAGCACTGTCTCAACACTCACCTGCTTCTTCACTCCACGGAGCGACCCTATCAGTGCCAGGAGTGCAAGAAGAGCTTCACCCTCAAGCATCATCTGCTGACCCACTCGCGTGTCCACAGCCGCGAGCGACCGTTCGTCTGCCAGGAGTGCGGACGTGCCTTTCCGCTAAAGCGACACCTGGTCACGCACAGCAAGTTCCACGCCGGCGAGCGACCCTATGTCTGCGAGGAATGCGGTGAGAGCTTTGCCCAGGAGAACCACCTGATTATGCACTCGCG CTTCCATGGTTCATTGAATCCATTTGTTTGTGCCGAATGCGGAGCTTCGTTTCCACGCAAGTTCCAACTGGTTAACCACGGACGTATTCACGGCAAAATCCCCCACTCGTGCACTGTGTGCGGCAAAGAGTTTCTACAGAAGCGAACGCTGGTTTCCCACATGAG GCGCGTACATACTGGTGAGCAGGCGCATCCCTGCGTCAGCTGCGGCGAGGGATTCCTCACCAAGGCCGAGCTGCATCAGCATGTGAGGACGGCGCACAATGGCGTCAATCCAAACACGAGCAGTGCCACCATCATAGCCAATCAGCAG CAGCTGCAACAGGCCCACCATCATCAGGCCGGTCAACAGACGCATCCGCAGACCATAACCGTGGTGAGCAACCCGGGTAACTCCACGTTGCTAACTGTCTCCACCACGGATGCCAATGGCGTGGCACGTCCGCAGTTTGTGTGCCG CGAGTGCGGCAGCGCTTTTAATAGCCGAGAGGCCTTGGCACTTCACTTGCGCCTTCACACTGGCGACAAGAGCCTGATGACAGATCTGTGTGCCTTGACGGCCGCGCTGCCCGGACACTTTTTAAGCACGGCCAGCCTTAATCCGGGCACCGTGGTCACGGCCAACCCGAATCTGGTGGGCCAGAGCCCAGTGCCTGTGCAGATCATATCGTCCACCGGTCAGGTTATGTCGCAGACCACACTGGTGCAGGCCGCCAACTCGACCCATCCCCAGGCTGTGGTCACCGCAGTGCCCACCATGCCCGTGCAcagccagcagcagcatctgCAGCACGTggcacagcagcagcagcaacagcaacaacaacagcagcaacagcagcagcagcacgtCGTTTCCGTTGCGCCGGCCAACAAGCCGAAGTCGCATTTCTGCGCCAGCTGCGGCAAGGGATTCGCCGCCAAACACGGACTCATGCAGCACAATCGGCGGCACCCGAACGGCGGATGCACGGTGCGCACCCACGTGTGCGAGTGCGGCAAGGCGTTCTTCCAGAAGAACCACCTGATGCTGCACCAGCGTCAGCATCTAGAGACGAAGCCAGCCATATCGCAGCAACAG GAGGCCTCTGCCCAGCAGCAATTGGCGGCAGCCAGCGAACAGCAACAAGTGCAGGTGCAGATAATGCCCGATGGCCAGATCCACGGAAAGGTGATCAAGTACGAGATCTGCCGCAGTGTCTTGCCGGAGGatcagcagcaggagcaggggGACATGAGTGCGGACTAA
- the LOC119551505 gene encoding zinc finger protein 135 isoform X6 — MCAAQNPPPFGYTWGFADNGNRATESVLEISPNINYTVSGESMPYLLSTDGSLAVQKDVKGLAGGKNNVVRRMFVVNDPSFPPGTQRVITAGGGSTVVKKQDPNQQVLSLDKNYLLVDPATAAAAAAAAGGDPGLAHHHTLTNGSIVDAKTGQTVLTAGSAAAKSHFSSIGALHLTQEECNEILIKRAIAAGHHQTHTITDGSHHHASGGTPSDILPGISVQVQKVIQGLEDNEDSQGEAPNLKLEPGTLELSPKTELQESMHFSETDATIKKERPYSCDECGKSFLLKHHLTTHARVHTGERPHICTHCGKSFAHKHCLNTHLLLHSTERPYQCQECKKSFTLKHHLLTHSRVHSRERPFVCQECGRAFPLKRHLVTHSKFHAGERPYVCEECGESFAQENHLIMHSRFHGSLNPFVCAECGASFPRKFQLVNHGRIHGKIPHSCTVCGKEFLQKRTLVSHMRRVHTGEQAHPCVSCGEGFLTKAELHQHVRTAHNGVNPNTSSATIIANQQLQQAHHHQAGQQTHPQTITVVSNPGNSTLLTVSTTDANGVARPQFVCRECGSAFNSREALALHLRLHTGDKSLMTDLCALTAALPGHFLSTASLNPGTVVTANPNLVGQSPVPVQIISSTGQVMSQTTLVQAANSTHPQAVVTAVPTMPVHSQQQHLQHVAQQQQQQQQQQQQQQQQHVVSVAPANKPKSHFCASCGKGFAAKHGLMQHNRRHPNGGCTVRTHVCECGKAFFQKNHLMLHQRQHLETKPAISQQQEASAQQQLAAASEQQQVQVQIMPDGQIHGKVIKYEICRSVLPEDQQQEQGDMSAD; from the exons ATGTGCGCCGCCCAGAATCCGCCGCCCTTCGGCTATACCTGGGGTTTTGCTGACAACGGCAACCGCGCCACCGAATCGGTACTGGAGATATCGCCGAACATCAACTACACGGTCAGCGGGGAGTCG ATGCCCTATCTGCTATCGACGGATGGATCATTGGCTGTTCAAAAGGACGTTAAGGGCCTCGCTGGCGGCAAAAATAATGTCGTACGTCGCATGTTTGTCGTAAACGATCCATCGTTTCCGCCTGGAACACAGAG AGTTATCACCGCCGGAGGAGGATCGACGGTGGTCAAGAAGCAGGATCCCAATCAGCAGGTTCTGAGCCTCGACAAGAACT atcTGCTGGTGGATCCGGCCACGGCCGCAGCAGCTGCAGCCGCTGCTGGTGGGGATCCGGGGCTCGCCCACCACCACACGTTGACCAACGGCAGCATCGTTGATGCCAAGACCGGACAGACGGTGCTAACCGCCGGCTCTGCGGCGGCCAAGTCGCACTTCAGCTCGATCGGAGCACTGCATCTCACGCAAGAGGAGTGCAACGAGATCCTGATCAAGCGCGCCATCGCTGCCGGCCACCATCAGACGCACACGATCACAGACGGATCCCATCACCATGCGTCCGGCGGGACACCAA GTGACATACTTCCTGGTATTTCAGTTCAAGTACAGAAAGTAATACAAGGACTGGAGGATAACGAGGACTCGCAGGGCGAAGCACCCAACTTAAAGTTGGAGCCTGGCACATTAGAGTTGTCCCCGAAGACCGAACTACAGGAATCAATGCATTTCAGCGAA ACGGACGCCACCATCAAGAAGGAACGCCCGTACAGTTGCGACGAGTGCGGCAAGTCCTTTCTGCTCAAGCATCATCTGACAACCCACGCACGCGTGCACACAG GTGAACGCCCACACATCTGCACCCACTGCGGCAAGAGCTTCGCGCACAAGCACTGTCTCAACACTCACCTGCTTCTTCACTCCACGGAGCGACCCTATCAGTGCCAGGAGTGCAAGAAGAGCTTCACCCTCAAGCATCATCTGCTGACCCACTCGCGTGTCCACAGCCGCGAGCGACCGTTCGTCTGCCAGGAGTGCGGACGTGCCTTTCCGCTAAAGCGACACCTGGTCACGCACAGCAAGTTCCACGCCGGCGAGCGACCCTATGTCTGCGAGGAATGCGGTGAGAGCTTTGCCCAGGAGAACCACCTGATTATGCACTCGCG CTTCCATGGTTCATTGAATCCATTTGTTTGTGCCGAATGCGGAGCTTCGTTTCCACGCAAGTTCCAACTGGTTAACCACGGACGTATTCACGGCAAAATCCCCCACTCGTGCACTGTGTGCGGCAAAGAGTTTCTACAGAAGCGAACGCTGGTTTCCCACATGAG GCGCGTACATACTGGTGAGCAGGCGCATCCCTGCGTCAGCTGCGGCGAGGGATTCCTCACCAAGGCCGAGCTGCATCAGCATGTGAGGACGGCGCACAATGGCGTCAATCCAAACACGAGCAGTGCCACCATCATAGCCAATCAGCAG CTGCAACAGGCCCACCATCATCAGGCCGGTCAACAGACGCATCCGCAGACCATAACCGTGGTGAGCAACCCGGGTAACTCCACGTTGCTAACTGTCTCCACCACGGATGCCAATGGCGTGGCACGTCCGCAGTTTGTGTGCCG CGAGTGCGGCAGCGCTTTTAATAGCCGAGAGGCCTTGGCACTTCACTTGCGCCTTCACACTGGCGACAAGAGCCTGATGACAGATCTGTGTGCCTTGACGGCCGCGCTGCCCGGACACTTTTTAAGCACGGCCAGCCTTAATCCGGGCACCGTGGTCACGGCCAACCCGAATCTGGTGGGCCAGAGCCCAGTGCCTGTGCAGATCATATCGTCCACCGGTCAGGTTATGTCGCAGACCACACTGGTGCAGGCCGCCAACTCGACCCATCCCCAGGCTGTGGTCACCGCAGTGCCCACCATGCCCGTGCAcagccagcagcagcatctgCAGCACGTggcacagcagcagcagcaacagcaacaacaacagcagcaacagcagcagcagcacgtCGTTTCCGTTGCGCCGGCCAACAAGCCGAAGTCGCATTTCTGCGCCAGCTGCGGCAAGGGATTCGCCGCCAAACACGGACTCATGCAGCACAATCGGCGGCACCCGAACGGCGGATGCACGGTGCGCACCCACGTGTGCGAGTGCGGCAAGGCGTTCTTCCAGAAGAACCACCTGATGCTGCACCAGCGTCAGCATCTAGAGACGAAGCCAGCCATATCGCAGCAACAG GAGGCCTCTGCCCAGCAGCAATTGGCGGCAGCCAGCGAACAGCAACAAGTGCAGGTGCAGATAATGCCCGATGGCCAGATCCACGGAAAGGTGATCAAGTACGAGATCTGCCGCAGTGTCTTGCCGGAGGatcagcagcaggagcaggggGACATGAGTGCGGACTAA